In Cicer arietinum cultivar CDC Frontier isolate Library 1 chromosome 7, Cicar.CDCFrontier_v2.0, whole genome shotgun sequence, a single window of DNA contains:
- the LOC101495065 gene encoding mediator of RNA polymerase II transcription subunit 19a-like, with protein sequence MDPEGKKFGGGPRELTGAVDLINHFKLIPHYEFFCKRPLPVSIADTHYLHNVVGDTEIRKGDGMQLDQLIQNTSFFRDTSARIQPFDLDILKEAFQLRETTPIDLPAAEKGIPTIAGKSKSEKDREKKHKKHKDRDKDKDREHKKHKHRHKDRSKDKDKDKDKKKDKSGHRDSSADHSKKHHEKVDFCLFAASISFWLREKVF encoded by the exons ATGGATCCTGAAGGCAAAAAGTTTGGGGGAG GACCAAGGGAGTTGACAGGTGCTGTGGATCTTATaaatcatttcaaattaataCCGCACTATGAGTTTTTCTGCAAGAGGCCGCTTCCTGTGTCAATCGCAGACACACACTATCTGCATAACGTTGTAGGAGACACAGAAATAAGAAAAGGAGATGGAATGCAATTGGATCAACTTATTCAGAATACATCTTTCTTTAGAGATACAAGTGCTCGTATACAGCCTTTTGACTTGGATATATTGAAGGAGGCTTTTCAACTGAGGGAAACAACTCCCATCGATTTGCCTGCT GCGGAGAAAGGAATACCAACAATTGCAGGAAAATCAAAAAGTGAGAAAGACAGGGAGAAGAAGCATAAAAAGCACAAGGACAGGGATAAGGACAAGGACAGGGAGCATAAGAAGCACAAACATCGTCACAAGGACAGAAGCAAAGACAAAGACAAAGACAAGgacaaaaagaaagataaaagcGGGCATCGCGATTCCAGTGCTGATCACTCAAAGAAACACCACGAAAAGgttgatttttgtttgtttgctgCATCTATATCATTCTGGTTGAGAGAAAAAGTGTTCTAA